The Blastococcus sp. HT6-4 genome window below encodes:
- a CDS encoding AMP-binding protein yields MQVGSLIRAAARRYGEAPCLTADGRTVSFAEFDRATDRVGNALLAGGMSPGDRVGVLLPNGIEGLVVYYGLAKAGLVRVPLNHRETPAEWTYKLQDSGSRGLVHSGTEIDGPDLVQSWDPAWLERTAWSGPAEPCDVPRNVEAPYRLGYTGGTTGKPKGAVLTMRSEHAELAHFLVDLLPGVGPGDVMLHAAPVIHASGAFFLPHLVRGAHNVVMTAWDPSTYLEELQRTGATASFLVPTMIAMAIDEPGAEALHVPRLRRLCWGASPMSPSVSDRAQQVFGQVLAQTYGQAEAPMAITVLQPDEHDRIGSAGRPYTLVEVQVVDEDDREVSVGESGEVVTRGQHVMSGYWNRPDVSAQTLRGGWLHTGDIGRMDDEGFLYLVDRRNDVIITGGSNVYPREIEDALTGHPAVREAAVVGLPSERWGEVVHAVVALRPGEQASTEDLLAFAAGQLAGYKRPRSLAVWDALPKSPANKILRREVRDAERARLHQDEA; encoded by the coding sequence GTGCAGGTCGGTTCTCTCATCCGGGCAGCCGCGCGTCGGTACGGCGAGGCGCCCTGTCTCACGGCGGACGGACGCACCGTCTCCTTCGCCGAGTTCGACCGGGCCACCGACCGGGTCGGTAACGCCCTGCTCGCAGGTGGGATGTCCCCCGGGGACCGGGTGGGCGTGCTGCTGCCGAACGGCATCGAGGGCCTGGTCGTCTACTACGGGCTGGCCAAGGCCGGGCTGGTGCGGGTGCCGCTCAACCACCGTGAGACGCCCGCGGAGTGGACCTACAAGCTCCAGGACTCGGGATCGCGGGGCCTGGTCCACAGCGGCACCGAGATCGACGGGCCGGACCTGGTGCAGTCGTGGGATCCGGCCTGGCTGGAACGGACGGCCTGGTCCGGTCCCGCAGAACCGTGTGATGTTCCCAGGAACGTCGAGGCCCCGTATCGCCTGGGCTACACGGGGGGCACCACGGGCAAGCCCAAGGGTGCGGTCCTCACGATGCGCAGCGAGCACGCGGAGCTCGCCCACTTCCTGGTCGACCTGCTCCCCGGCGTCGGCCCTGGTGACGTCATGCTGCATGCCGCACCCGTGATCCACGCCAGTGGTGCCTTCTTCCTCCCACACCTGGTCCGGGGCGCGCACAACGTCGTGATGACCGCCTGGGATCCCTCCACCTACCTGGAGGAGTTGCAGCGGACGGGCGCGACCGCGTCGTTCCTGGTGCCGACGATGATCGCGATGGCGATCGACGAGCCGGGCGCCGAAGCCCTGCACGTTCCGCGGCTCCGCCGCCTCTGCTGGGGAGCCTCACCCATGTCGCCGTCGGTGAGCGATCGAGCCCAGCAGGTCTTCGGGCAGGTCCTCGCCCAGACCTACGGGCAGGCGGAGGCGCCCATGGCCATCACCGTCCTCCAGCCGGACGAGCACGACCGGATCGGCTCGGCCGGTCGGCCCTACACCCTTGTGGAGGTCCAGGTCGTCGACGAGGACGACCGGGAGGTTTCGGTCGGCGAGTCCGGCGAGGTGGTCACCCGCGGCCAGCACGTGATGAGCGGGTACTGGAACCGCCCGGATGTCAGCGCGCAGACGCTCCGAGGCGGCTGGCTGCACACGGGCGACATCGGCCGCATGGACGACGAGGGCTTCCTCTACCTGGTCGATCGGCGCAACGACGTCATCATCACCGGGGGTTCCAACGTGTACCCCCGTGAGATCGAGGACGCGCTGACCGGCCATCCGGCCGTCCGCGAGGCAGCGGTCGTGGGGCTGCCCTCGGAGCGCTGGGGCGAGGTGGTGCACGCCGTGGTGGCCCTGCGGCCCGGGGAACAGGCGTCCACGGAAGACCTGCTGGCCTTCGCCGCCGGCCAATTGGCCGGGTACAAGCGGCCCCGGAGTCTGGCGGTCTGGGACGCCCTGCCGAAGAGCCCTGCCAACAAGATCCTCCGGCGAGAGGTCCGCGACGCCGAACGAGCGCGGCTGCACCAGGATGAGGCATGA
- a CDS encoding acetyl-CoA carboxylase biotin carboxylase subunit produces the protein MPLRRVLVANRGEIAVRVVRACADEGIESVVAVSEADRDSRAALVADRAVCIGPASATSSYLDIPRVVAAALGTGCDAIHPGYGFLSERPELPEACADNGLVFVGPTADTIRRGGDKAAARQLATSLGIPVGAGSDTIADGVTARDVADRVGYPVVLKAAAGGGGRGMVLVESADAVEAAFEGASREAQAAFGDGRMYLERFITRARHVEVQVLADTHGSVVHLGERDCSAQRRYQKLVEEAPATAVPLDVRKALREAAVELARALDYVGAGTVEFVVDAETGDYAFLEVNTRVQVEHPVTEMVTGIDIVRAQLQIAGGLPLPFSQDDVRLDGHAVEVRINAEDPYRGFAPGPGTVSRWVEPVGGGLRIDTHCFGGYRIPPHYDSLLAKVIAHGADREEALRRLDRGLRKLVVDGVPTTVPMLLAVIEAPEFRAGTHHTRWVEQELMPSLSAPQATPKPAAAPA, from the coding sequence GTGCCGCTCCGTCGCGTCCTGGTCGCCAACCGCGGCGAGATCGCCGTCCGTGTCGTCCGTGCCTGCGCCGACGAGGGCATCGAGAGCGTGGTCGCCGTGTCGGAGGCCGACCGGGACTCCCGCGCCGCACTCGTGGCCGACCGCGCCGTGTGCATCGGTCCGGCGTCGGCGACGTCGAGCTATCTGGACATCCCCCGCGTGGTGGCGGCGGCGCTCGGCACGGGCTGCGATGCCATCCACCCCGGCTACGGCTTCCTGTCCGAACGCCCCGAACTCCCGGAGGCCTGCGCCGACAACGGCCTGGTCTTCGTCGGTCCGACGGCCGACACCATCCGGCGCGGCGGGGACAAGGCCGCGGCCCGGCAGCTTGCCACCTCCCTCGGCATCCCGGTGGGTGCCGGGTCGGACACCATCGCCGACGGCGTCACGGCCCGCGACGTGGCCGACCGGGTCGGCTATCCGGTGGTCCTCAAGGCGGCCGCCGGTGGCGGTGGACGCGGCATGGTCCTGGTCGAGAGCGCCGACGCCGTCGAGGCCGCCTTCGAGGGCGCCAGCCGCGAGGCGCAGGCCGCGTTCGGCGACGGACGCATGTACCTGGAGCGCTTCATCACCCGGGCCCGGCACGTCGAGGTGCAGGTGCTCGCCGACACCCACGGCTCGGTGGTGCACCTCGGCGAGCGCGACTGCTCGGCGCAGCGCCGCTACCAGAAGCTCGTCGAGGAGGCGCCGGCGACGGCGGTCCCCCTCGACGTACGGAAGGCCCTGCGCGAGGCCGCGGTGGAGCTCGCGCGAGCGCTGGACTACGTCGGCGCGGGGACGGTCGAGTTCGTGGTCGACGCCGAGACGGGCGACTACGCCTTCCTCGAGGTGAATACCCGGGTCCAGGTGGAGCACCCGGTCACCGAGATGGTCACCGGGATCGACATCGTGCGCGCCCAGCTGCAGATCGCCGGCGGTCTGCCCCTCCCCTTCTCCCAGGACGACGTCCGGCTCGACGGCCACGCGGTGGAAGTGCGGATCAACGCCGAGGACCCCTATCGCGGTTTCGCCCCGGGCCCCGGCACGGTCAGCCGCTGGGTGGAGCCGGTCGGCGGCGGACTGCGCATCGACACCCACTGCTTCGGCGGCTACCGCATCCCTCCGCACTACGACTCGCTCCTGGCCAAGGTCATCGCACACGGAGCGGACCGCGAGGAGGCGTTGCGCCGCCTCGACCGGGGGCTGCGGAAGCTGGTCGTGGACGGCGTGCCCACCACCGTCCCCATGCTGCTGGCGGTCATCGAGGCACCCGAGTTCCGGGCGGGCACCCACCACACCCGATGGGTCGAGCAGGAGCTGATGCCGTCCCTCTCCGCGCCGCAGGCGACCCCCAAGCCGGCCGCCGCTCCTGCATGA
- a CDS encoding pyruvate, phosphate dikinase produces MSTLTSDRVVPLDGSVSPGKDRLGGKADGIVRMRRLGLRVPSAFTIPVTECRRYHESGGRLDEETWQAVLDGLRWLERETGRRLGDPSAPLLVSVRSGAPVSMPGMMDTVLNLGITDEVEQALAGLSGDPDFARDTHTRFCAQFGKVVLGADVEDPRPGADADSLRAEVAEDSGREVPREPLDQLREAINAVFASWRSRRAITYRKHWGISDEGGTAVTVQAMVFGNLGEASGTGVFFTRDPLTGAPDPYGEWLPGGQGEDVVSGTHAVQTLADLAAQLPDVHAELLEAGRVLERENGDVQDIEFTVERGQLFLLQTRSAKRSPSAAVRTAVDFAEANLVDRATALQRVTPEQVASVLQPRLAPGAAEATEVLAHGEPACPGVAAGVAVGDSEAAEAAAGEGRAVILVRPTTSPEDISGMIAARAVVTELGGSTSHAAVVTRALGRPCVVGVGTGVTAGWSGRTVTIDATKGIVYAGRLPTEAVRAEDDPALSRLLEWAREASPVQVVEEMPEGSVDLDAAGVGLDPSAPPEPQHVVGLLTGASCARGVVIATPAGAGAVLEAGVPAVAAAPGQHPLVLLLHLLHAGSQRRATSAGDGA; encoded by the coding sequence ATGTCCACACTGACGAGCGATCGGGTGGTCCCGCTCGACGGGTCCGTATCCCCCGGCAAGGACCGCCTCGGGGGCAAGGCCGATGGCATCGTGCGCATGCGCCGGCTGGGCCTCCGGGTACCGTCCGCCTTCACCATCCCCGTCACCGAGTGCCGCCGGTACCACGAGTCGGGCGGACGGCTGGACGAGGAGACCTGGCAGGCCGTCCTCGACGGCCTGAGATGGCTCGAGCGGGAGACCGGACGGCGGCTGGGCGACCCGAGTGCCCCGCTGCTCGTGTCTGTCCGCAGCGGCGCGCCGGTCAGCATGCCGGGCATGATGGACACCGTCCTGAATCTCGGCATCACCGACGAGGTCGAGCAGGCGCTCGCCGGCCTGTCGGGAGATCCCGACTTCGCCCGGGACACGCACACCCGTTTCTGCGCTCAGTTCGGCAAGGTCGTGCTCGGTGCCGACGTCGAGGACCCCCGACCCGGCGCGGACGCCGACAGTCTCCGCGCGGAGGTCGCAGAGGACAGCGGACGGGAGGTCCCGCGCGAGCCGCTGGATCAGCTCCGTGAGGCAATCAACGCGGTCTTCGCGTCCTGGCGGTCCCGTCGGGCCATTACCTACCGGAAGCATTGGGGCATCAGCGATGAAGGCGGGACCGCGGTCACCGTCCAGGCCATGGTCTTCGGGAACCTCGGCGAGGCATCGGGGACCGGGGTCTTCTTCACCCGCGACCCGCTCACCGGCGCACCGGATCCCTATGGCGAGTGGTTGCCCGGCGGCCAGGGCGAGGACGTGGTCAGCGGCACCCATGCCGTCCAGACCCTCGCCGACCTGGCCGCACAACTGCCGGACGTGCACGCCGAGCTTCTCGAGGCCGGGCGCGTCCTGGAGCGGGAGAACGGCGACGTCCAGGACATCGAGTTCACCGTCGAGAGAGGACAGCTGTTCCTCCTGCAGACCCGGTCGGCCAAACGCTCTCCCTCGGCTGCGGTGCGCACCGCGGTGGACTTCGCCGAAGCGAACCTCGTGGACCGGGCCACCGCCCTGCAGCGTGTGACCCCGGAACAGGTGGCCAGCGTCCTGCAACCTCGGCTGGCCCCGGGCGCCGCCGAGGCCACCGAGGTCCTCGCGCACGGTGAGCCCGCCTGCCCCGGCGTGGCGGCCGGTGTCGCCGTCGGTGACAGCGAGGCCGCAGAGGCGGCAGCCGGCGAGGGCCGGGCGGTGATCCTCGTCCGGCCTACGACGAGCCCCGAGGACATCTCGGGAATGATCGCCGCCCGCGCCGTCGTCACCGAGCTCGGCGGCTCCACCTCGCACGCCGCCGTGGTCACCCGCGCGCTCGGACGTCCCTGCGTCGTGGGTGTCGGGACCGGCGTCACCGCCGGCTGGTCCGGCCGGACGGTGACGATCGACGCCACCAAGGGCATCGTCTACGCGGGGCGGCTGCCGACCGAGGCGGTCCGAGCCGAGGACGACCCGGCCCTGTCGCGGCTCCTGGAGTGGGCTCGGGAAGCCAGCCCCGTGCAGGTCGTCGAGGAGATGCCCGAGGGGTCTGTCGACCTCGACGCAGCCGGCGTGGGACTGGACCCCTCCGCGCCTCCGGAGCCTCAGCACGTGGTCGGGCTGCTGACCGGGGCGAGTTGTGCCCGCGGTGTGGTTATCGCGACGCCGGCGGGGGCGGGCGCGGTCCTCGAGGCAGGCGTCCCCGCCGTCGCGGCCGCACCGGGCCAGCACCCGCTGGTGCTCCTCCTCCACCTGCTGCACGCCGGGTCGCAGCGACGGGCCACCTCCGCGGGAGACGGCGCGTGA
- a CDS encoding HAD family hydrolase, translating to MTTTGGRPWAGAVLFDWDGTLVDSRQALLAAWHDVTSRVLGRAWPVEEDDIGVVLSRRGTEVFPSLSDDPAVVQALADAFTPAYERHAAEGVRPFPGAVDLLEELNGRAVAVGVVTSKARARYTADAVRGRMNHLIAAATCAEDVIRGKPDPQAALSVLEQLGVPADRAVMVGDTVVDIRTGRAAGIRSIGVTWGSTPAGPLVEAGADAVVETFDELRAALSTGPLAP from the coding sequence GTGACGACCACGGGAGGGCGGCCCTGGGCCGGTGCGGTGCTGTTCGACTGGGACGGCACGCTGGTGGACAGCAGGCAGGCCCTGCTGGCCGCCTGGCACGACGTCACCTCGCGGGTCCTCGGCCGGGCCTGGCCGGTCGAGGAGGACGACATCGGGGTGGTCCTCAGCCGCCGCGGAACGGAGGTCTTCCCCTCGCTCAGCGACGACCCCGCGGTCGTCCAGGCGCTCGCCGACGCCTTCACGCCGGCCTACGAACGGCACGCGGCCGAGGGCGTGCGCCCCTTTCCCGGCGCGGTGGACCTCCTCGAGGAACTGAACGGCCGCGCCGTCGCCGTGGGGGTGGTCACGAGCAAGGCGAGGGCGCGCTACACGGCCGACGCCGTACGCGGCCGGATGAACCACCTGATCGCGGCGGCGACCTGCGCCGAGGACGTGATCCGCGGCAAGCCCGACCCTCAGGCGGCGCTGTCGGTGCTCGAGCAACTGGGCGTTCCCGCGGACCGCGCGGTGATGGTCGGGGACACGGTCGTGGACATCAGGACCGGCCGGGCCGCGGGGATCCGCTCGATCGGGGTGACCTGGGGATCGACGCCGGCAGGCCCGCTCGTCGAGGCGGGCGCCGACGCCGTCGTCGAGACCTTCGACGAACTCCGCGCCGCGCTGAGCACCGGTCCGCTCGCCCCCTGA
- a CDS encoding SDR family oxidoreductase → MAVVVTGGTRGIGLEIAAALARPGSTVAVGYRQDAAVADAACARLAATGAWPVAVAMDAGTAAGAEELVAAVPAGEPVDQLVHCAVEVVAGSALESDGERFGHAVAVNGLGLLHLVRAALPRMTRGGLVLYLTSRGGRVVIPGYASVGVGKALGEALVRYLAVDLAPRAVRVNALALGLLDTAAVRTFLGDRTDAALEARAARAPSGRGLTHEDYLPMVSFLASPAAAMVTGQVVGVYGGADLLG, encoded by the coding sequence ATGGCGGTGGTTGTCACCGGCGGGACGAGAGGCATCGGCCTGGAGATCGCCGCCGCGCTGGCCCGGCCGGGTTCCACCGTCGCCGTCGGCTACCGGCAGGACGCCGCCGTGGCCGACGCCGCCTGCGCCCGGCTGGCCGCCACCGGCGCGTGGCCCGTGGCCGTCGCGATGGATGCGGGCACCGCCGCGGGCGCGGAGGAATTGGTGGCTGCCGTGCCCGCGGGCGAACCGGTCGACCAGCTGGTGCACTGCGCGGTCGAGGTCGTGGCCGGGTCGGCGCTGGAGAGCGACGGGGAGCGTTTCGGGCACGCCGTCGCCGTCAACGGACTCGGCCTGCTGCATCTCGTCCGCGCGGCGCTCCCCCGTATGACCCGCGGCGGACTCGTCCTGTACCTGACCAGCCGCGGGGGTCGCGTGGTGATCCCCGGCTATGCGTCGGTGGGGGTCGGCAAGGCCTTGGGCGAGGCGCTCGTACGGTATCTCGCCGTGGATCTGGCGCCGCGCGCCGTGCGGGTCAACGCACTGGCGCTCGGGCTGCTCGACACCGCAGCCGTGCGGACGTTCCTGGGGGACCGGACCGACGCGGCCCTGGAGGCGAGAGCCGCCAGGGCGCCGTCCGGCCGCGGGCTCACGCACGAGGACTACCTGCCGATGGTGTCCTTCCTCGCCTCACCGGCGGCTGCCATGGTCACCGGACAGGTCGTCGGGGTGTACGGCGGAGCAGATCTACTCGGCTGA
- a CDS encoding biotin/lipoyl-containing protein encodes MSLTPADLQALISAFDASEWDEMTLVLDGANIQLSRIGQPPATAAGAQPRPAPDPRTASPSRRPSGGAHLPAATAAGAIGSPADVAPVPAVEAGERSTELILEHTSGVHRVTSPSVGVFWRAPDPSAPPFVEVGGRVDPDDPVCIIEVMKLFNHVQAGAGGVVRSVEVENGAMVEHGQTLFLIDLDG; translated from the coding sequence GTGAGTCTCACGCCGGCCGACCTCCAGGCCCTGATCTCGGCCTTCGACGCCTCGGAGTGGGACGAGATGACGCTCGTCCTCGACGGCGCCAACATCCAGCTGAGCAGGATCGGGCAGCCACCGGCGACCGCGGCGGGCGCCCAGCCGCGCCCCGCCCCGGACCCGCGAACAGCGAGCCCCAGCCGCAGGCCCAGCGGAGGGGCGCACCTCCCCGCAGCCACCGCGGCCGGCGCCATCGGCTCCCCCGCCGATGTTGCGCCGGTGCCCGCGGTCGAGGCCGGGGAGCGGTCCACCGAGCTGATCTTGGAACACACCAGCGGCGTCCACCGCGTCACCTCGCCCAGCGTGGGCGTGTTCTGGCGGGCGCCGGATCCCTCGGCACCGCCATTCGTGGAGGTCGGCGGGCGGGTCGATCCCGACGACCCCGTGTGCATCATCGAGGTGATGAAGTTGTTCAACCACGTCCAGGCCGGAGCCGGCGGGGTCGTCCGCTCCGTCGAGGTCGAGAACGGCGCGATGGTGGAGCACGGCCAGACGCTCTTCCTCATCGACCTGGACGGCTGA
- a CDS encoding SDR family oxidoreductase yields the protein MDNSRLNGRLAGKVAVITGASTGIGRAAFEMFAAAGAKVVGAARTQSNLDEAVKAVEDLGGEALAVSADLASDAAAATVIDAAVSNFGGVDVLVNNAGVGYSYRSVRPGSMNAIGESTAEEWDHVMSINLGSVVNCSRHAIPKMQERGGGAIVNVASVLGLVGNPDAHAYTAAKGAIINLTRSMAVAYGKNGIRTNVVCPGYTETPLVEEYIDYLNSEENRFNWNPMGRMGTSEEIAYGLLYLASDEARYCNGAVLTIDGGMICKPS from the coding sequence GTGGACAACAGCAGGTTGAACGGCAGGCTCGCGGGCAAGGTCGCGGTCATCACGGGCGCCAGCACCGGGATCGGCCGCGCGGCGTTCGAGATGTTCGCCGCGGCCGGGGCCAAGGTGGTCGGGGCCGCCCGGACCCAGTCCAACCTCGACGAGGCCGTCAAGGCCGTCGAGGACCTCGGGGGGGAGGCGCTGGCGGTGTCGGCGGATCTCGCGTCGGACGCCGCGGCGGCCACGGTCATCGACGCCGCGGTGTCGAACTTCGGCGGCGTCGACGTCCTCGTCAACAACGCCGGGGTGGGGTACTCGTACCGCAGCGTGCGGCCCGGGTCGATGAACGCCATCGGCGAGTCCACAGCCGAGGAGTGGGACCACGTCATGTCCATCAACCTCGGCTCGGTGGTCAACTGCAGCCGGCACGCAATTCCCAAGATGCAGGAGCGAGGCGGTGGCGCCATCGTCAACGTGGCCAGCGTGCTGGGGCTCGTGGGCAATCCGGATGCGCACGCCTACACCGCGGCCAAGGGCGCAATCATCAACCTGACCCGCTCGATGGCCGTCGCGTACGGCAAGAACGGGATCCGGACGAACGTGGTCTGCCCCGGCTACACCGAGACCCCGCTCGTCGAGGAGTACATCGACTACCTCAACAGCGAGGAGAACCGGTTCAACTGGAACCCGATGGGCCGGATGGGGACCTCGGAAGAGATCGCATACGGCTTGCTCTACCTGGCTTCGGACGAGGCCAGGTACTGCAACGGCGCGGTCCTCACCATCGACGGCGGGATGATCTGCAAGCCCAGTTGA
- a CDS encoding tyrosine-protein phosphatase — protein MTTDSPDDARGRRLHRLEGAYNLRDLGGLPTEDGGETLTGRVFRSDSLQSVTLGDVARLHDALGMRSLIDLRGEDEVVAEGRGLLADRHLRYVNLPLVQEDGSLVSYLEDGRTVDLVPRYLSYLASPGRTMLRAIELISEAGSAPTVFFCAAGKDRTGVLSALVLRLVGVQSEAVVDDYLLSAESAEIILRERLMPSPTYAHHIATLPPEVYRAEAATMRRFLVALEDRFGGAEQWALEAGLEPSVLARLRTALRG, from the coding sequence ATGACCACGGACAGTCCGGACGACGCGAGAGGCCGGCGGCTGCACCGGCTTGAGGGCGCATACAACCTGCGGGACCTCGGCGGCCTTCCGACCGAGGACGGCGGGGAGACCCTGACCGGCCGGGTGTTCCGCAGCGACAGCCTCCAATCCGTGACGCTCGGGGACGTGGCCCGGCTGCACGACGCCCTGGGGATGCGGTCGCTGATCGACCTGCGTGGGGAGGACGAGGTGGTCGCGGAGGGTCGCGGTCTGTTGGCTGACCGGCACCTCAGGTACGTCAACCTCCCGCTGGTCCAGGAGGACGGCTCCTTGGTCAGCTACCTCGAGGACGGCCGCACGGTCGACCTCGTTCCGCGTTACCTCTCGTACCTGGCCTCCCCCGGGCGCACGATGCTGCGGGCGATCGAACTGATCAGCGAAGCCGGGTCTGCGCCCACCGTCTTCTTCTGCGCCGCCGGAAAAGACCGCACCGGCGTCCTCTCGGCGTTGGTCCTGCGCCTGGTGGGCGTGCAGTCCGAAGCCGTGGTGGACGACTACCTGCTCAGCGCCGAGAGCGCCGAGATCATCCTGCGGGAACGGCTGATGCCCTCCCCCACCTACGCCCACCACATCGCGACCCTGCCACCGGAGGTCTACCGCGCCGAGGCCGCCACGATGCGCCGCTTCCTCGTCGCCTTGGAGGACCGCTTCGGCGGCGCGGAACAGTGGGCGTTGGAGGCCGGGCTGGAGCCCTCGGTCCTGGCCCGCTTGCGGACGGCGTTGCGCGGGTAG
- a CDS encoding PEP-utilizing enzyme has product MTEAGAIPDKWGGEAMNPTVEFFHSAIRTLVAERLAASGKTWEEAVIDPSLELTQEDFVRIEADMLATGYRFEASAQVSAVEEPDKYKPEAAIADTGSQPRDEQGRLVVGTGDNVFQAKGDVTGTARLISTVDVVMEMLLEGVPENTIAVIDDSGGTLTAPILEGFAGVVCMGGTIRSHLGILTREYNIPCLMAADLDGLREGDTVLVEYSKPAADAYAERDDSARPRIIKVD; this is encoded by the coding sequence ATGACAGAAGCCGGTGCCATTCCCGACAAGTGGGGCGGGGAGGCGATGAATCCGACGGTGGAGTTCTTCCACTCCGCGATACGCACGTTGGTGGCCGAACGGCTGGCCGCCTCCGGCAAGACCTGGGAGGAGGCCGTGATCGACCCCAGCCTGGAACTCACTCAGGAGGACTTCGTTCGCATCGAGGCCGACATGCTGGCGACCGGTTACCGGTTCGAGGCCTCCGCACAGGTCTCGGCGGTCGAGGAGCCCGACAAGTACAAGCCTGAAGCGGCCATCGCCGACACGGGCTCGCAGCCCCGCGACGAGCAGGGGCGCCTGGTCGTCGGCACCGGGGACAACGTCTTCCAGGCCAAGGGCGACGTCACCGGTACGGCACGGCTGATCAGCACCGTCGACGTCGTCATGGAGATGCTCCTCGAGGGCGTCCCGGAGAACACCATCGCGGTGATCGACGACTCGGGCGGCACGCTCACCGCACCGATCCTCGAGGGCTTCGCCGGGGTGGTGTGCATGGGCGGCACCATCCGCTCACACCTCGGGATTCTCACCCGTGAGTACAACATCCCGTGTCTCATGGCTGCCGACCTCGATGGCCTGCGAGAGGGCGACACGGTCCTCGTGGAGTACTCCAAGCCCGCCGCCGACGCCTATGCAGAGCGGGACGACTCCGCCCGTCCACGCATCATCAAGGTCGACTGA
- a CDS encoding AMP-binding protein, with protein sequence MSGSANLALLLDAPARARSDDPAVLVGNRPVRSWQTLAEVVACRAGALSASYGIRPGDRVALVAGNCPEYVELLFAIWHAGGVAVPISNRLHAREVAILLDDCAAGLCVASEDSAEDLAPLLPPATRLLILGTAEERATTGAAPVEPARRGGLDDAWIFYTSGTTGRSKGARLSHGNLLAMSAAYYADVAEVGPVDSFLHVAALSHASGLFALPFLARGAAQVLPSSGGFDAAELLELVGRHRRSTFFVPPVLLRRLVAAVEQAPAAPVERLGTVLVGAAPVPAGDLRRGIAVLGPRIWNGYGQGESPCTITAMSAAATAAALDDPQRLASVGTPRWATRVRVVDQDDRQVPVGEVGEVVVDGPTVMAGYLGRPEATAEALRGGWLHTGDLGRMDAGGYLTLVDRAKDVVISGGYNVYPREVEDVLLTDPAVADAAVVGVPDPDWGERLVAFIVPSEGGRPDPRDLDARCLSAIARHKRPKEYVIVDALPRNPTGKVLKTVLRRQVPGAAETGA encoded by the coding sequence ATGAGCGGTTCGGCCAACCTGGCGCTCCTCCTGGACGCACCGGCGCGCGCGAGGTCCGACGACCCGGCCGTCCTGGTCGGCAACCGGCCGGTCCGCAGCTGGCAGACGCTGGCCGAGGTAGTCGCCTGTCGCGCCGGGGCGCTGTCGGCGTCCTACGGCATCCGGCCGGGCGACCGGGTCGCCCTGGTGGCGGGCAACTGCCCGGAGTACGTGGAGCTGCTGTTCGCCATCTGGCACGCCGGCGGCGTCGCGGTTCCGATCAGCAACCGCCTGCACGCCCGCGAGGTGGCCATCCTCCTCGACGACTGCGCGGCCGGCCTCTGCGTCGCGAGCGAGGACTCGGCCGAGGACCTGGCGCCGCTCCTCCCGCCCGCCACCCGGCTGCTGATCCTCGGAACGGCCGAGGAGCGCGCCACGACCGGAGCTGCTCCGGTGGAACCGGCCCGCCGCGGCGGGCTGGACGACGCCTGGATCTTCTACACGTCGGGAACGACCGGCCGCTCGAAGGGCGCACGGCTAAGCCACGGCAACCTGCTGGCCATGAGCGCCGCGTACTACGCCGACGTGGCGGAGGTCGGGCCGGTGGACAGCTTCCTGCACGTCGCCGCGCTCAGTCATGCGTCCGGGCTGTTCGCGCTGCCCTTCCTGGCTCGTGGAGCAGCGCAGGTGCTCCCCTCGTCCGGGGGTTTCGACGCCGCCGAGCTACTGGAACTGGTGGGCAGGCACCGGCGCTCGACCTTCTTCGTCCCGCCGGTGCTCCTGCGCCGGCTCGTCGCGGCCGTGGAGCAGGCGCCGGCGGCTCCCGTCGAGCGCCTGGGCACCGTCCTGGTCGGCGCGGCGCCCGTGCCGGCCGGCGATCTGCGCCGCGGCATCGCGGTGCTGGGCCCACGGATCTGGAACGGCTACGGCCAGGGCGAGAGCCCCTGCACCATCACGGCCATGTCGGCCGCGGCCACGGCCGCGGCCCTCGACGACCCGCAGCGGCTGGCCTCCGTCGGCACGCCGCGCTGGGCGACCCGCGTCCGCGTCGTGGACCAAGACGACCGGCAGGTCCCGGTCGGCGAGGTGGGTGAGGTGGTCGTCGACGGCCCGACGGTCATGGCCGGCTACCTCGGCCGTCCCGAGGCGACCGCGGAGGCCCTCCGCGGCGGATGGCTGCACACCGGCGACCTGGGCCGCATGGACGCCGGCGGGTACCTGACGCTGGTCGACCGGGCCAAGGACGTGGTGATCTCCGGTGGGTACAACGTCTATCCCCGTGAGGTCGAGGACGTGCTCCTGACCGATCCCGCGGTGGCCGACGCCGCGGTCGTGGGCGTTCCGGACCCCGACTGGGGCGAGCGCCTGGTGGCCTTCATCGTCCCAAGCGAAGGGGGCCGACCGGACCCGCGGGACCTCGACGCCCGCTGCCTGTCGGCGATCGCCCGGCACAAGCGGCCCAAGGAGTACGTCATCGTCGACGCCCTCCCCCGCAACCCCACCGGCAAGGTGCTCAAGACGGTGCTGCGCCGGCAGGTGCCCGGCGCAGCGGAGACGGGAGCCTGA